The Epilithonimonas zeae genome contains a region encoding:
- a CDS encoding nuclear transport factor 2 family protein, whose product MKIIQILITAVFISVMTIACNNFDSKDNSTNEQFVKKYFQLFNQHQWKALSELYVENAEFKDPSFGKGIVKQSRQEFVKKYSELNQMFPDLKDEIKTIYVSGNNNVIVEFVSTGTAPDNSKFELPICTIFTIENGKITKDFTYYDNFDETK is encoded by the coding sequence ATGAAAATCATTCAAATTCTGATAACTGCAGTATTTATTTCTGTAATGACAATTGCCTGTAACAATTTTGATTCGAAGGACAATTCGACTAATGAACAATTCGTAAAGAAATATTTTCAACTGTTCAACCAACATCAATGGAAAGCGCTTTCCGAGCTTTATGTGGAAAACGCAGAATTCAAAGATCCAAGTTTCGGAAAAGGAATTGTAAAGCAAAGTCGGCAGGAATTTGTCAAGAAATATTCGGAGTTAAACCAAATGTTTCCTGACCTGAAAGACGAAATCAAAACAATTTATGTATCTGGCAATAACAATGTTATTGTTGAATTTGTTTCGACAGGGACTGCGCCGGATAATTCCAAATTTGAATTGCCGATTTGTACTATTTTCACCATTGAGAATGGAAAAATTACCAAAGATTTTACTTATTACGATAATTTTGACGAAACTAAATAA
- a CDS encoding MFS transporter, with the protein MDKRIFPLALGGLGLGTTEFVIMGLLPDVAESLKISIPQAGHLISSYAFGVVVGAPILIGYAAKYPPKKILIFLMIAFTLFNALSAFSNDYYSMMAIRFLAGLPHGAFFGVGTVVATRLAKPGKQAQSIAMMFTGLTLANLAMVPFVTWLGHQLNWRYAFGVVSVIGLITIVGLKFLLPSMNSLRTTTLKKELEFFKTAKAWHIIAITAVGFGGLFAWFSYITPLMTTISKFPTDFIAYIMILAGAGMVVGNFLGGILADKMRPALAGAILLSAMILALIGVFFFSENQTISLILTFICGALSMSVGTPVNIMMLRSAKNSEMMAAAFMQAAFNIGNSVGALFGGFPLEFGLSYNYPSLVGAGLAALGFLLCLAFIKKYKPVI; encoded by the coding sequence ATGGATAAAAGGATATTTCCACTGGCATTAGGTGGATTGGGATTAGGCACAACAGAATTTGTAATTATGGGACTTTTGCCAGACGTTGCAGAATCACTTAAAATCTCCATTCCGCAAGCTGGACATTTGATTTCTTCTTATGCATTTGGAGTAGTTGTAGGTGCACCGATTCTGATTGGTTATGCTGCAAAATATCCACCAAAGAAAATCCTTATTTTCTTGATGATTGCCTTTACTTTGTTCAATGCACTTTCTGCTTTTTCGAATGATTATTATTCGATGATGGCGATCAGATTTTTGGCTGGGCTTCCTCACGGGGCATTTTTCGGGGTTGGAACTGTGGTTGCAACAAGACTGGCAAAGCCAGGAAAACAGGCACAAAGTATCGCAATGATGTTCACTGGACTCACATTGGCGAATCTTGCAATGGTACCTTTCGTAACTTGGCTTGGACATCAGCTAAATTGGCGATATGCTTTTGGAGTAGTTTCAGTCATTGGTTTAATTACAATTGTCGGTCTCAAATTTTTGCTTCCATCAATGAACAGTTTACGAACCACAACATTGAAAAAAGAACTGGAGTTCTTCAAAACTGCAAAAGCTTGGCATATCATCGCTATTACAGCAGTTGGATTTGGCGGATTATTCGCTTGGTTCAGTTATATCACACCGTTGATGACTACAATTTCTAAATTCCCGACAGATTTTATCGCTTATATTATGATTCTAGCGGGAGCCGGAATGGTAGTTGGTAATTTCCTTGGCGGAATTTTGGCGGACAAGATGCGTCCTGCTTTGGCTGGAGCAATACTTTTAAGTGCCATGATTCTGGCTTTGATTGGTGTTTTCTTTTTCTCAGAAAATCAAACTATTTCTTTGATTCTGACATTCATTTGTGGTGCATTATCGATGTCTGTAGGAACGCCTGTTAATATTATGATGCTGCGTTCTGCGAAAAATTCTGAAATGATGGCTGCTGCTTTTATGCAGGCTGCTTTTAATATTGGTAATTCTGTAGGTGCACTTTTTGGCGGATTTCCTTTAGAATTTGGATTATCATATAATTATCCATCGTTGGTTGGTGCAGGTTTGGCCGCGCTAGGATTCTTGCTTTGTCTTGCTTTTATCAAGAAATATAAGCCGGTTATTTAG
- a CDS encoding metal-dependent transcriptional regulator has product MNSLTEENYLKALYHLVNENDEVSVNDLSRQLNIKMPSVNSMIKKFAEKNWVKYESYKPIKLTESGKKEASLIVRKHRLTEMFLVEKMGFGWENVHEIAEQLEHIHSDIFFDKMDEILNYPKVDPHGEPIPDKDGNVIQPDLKKLSKCKENETVELASVTTSSEEFLNFLNKRNLSLGTEIKVLQKEDFDQSIKVFYNGQEENFSKTVCDRLLVK; this is encoded by the coding sequence ATGAATTCTTTAACTGAGGAAAATTATCTTAAAGCGCTTTATCATCTTGTGAATGAGAATGATGAAGTTTCTGTGAATGATTTGAGCCGACAGCTTAACATCAAAATGCCGTCTGTGAATAGTATGATAAAGAAATTTGCGGAAAAGAATTGGGTGAAATATGAGTCTTACAAACCTATAAAATTAACCGAATCCGGAAAGAAAGAAGCGTCGCTTATCGTAAGAAAGCACCGATTAACAGAGATGTTTTTGGTAGAAAAAATGGGATTTGGCTGGGAAAATGTTCACGAAATTGCGGAACAATTGGAACACATCCACTCTGATATTTTCTTTGATAAAATGGACGAAATCCTGAATTATCCAAAAGTGGATCCACACGGTGAACCGATTCCTGATAAAGACGGAAATGTGATTCAGCCCGATTTGAAGAAACTGAGTAAGTGTAAAGAAAATGAAACGGTTGAACTGGCTTCAGTAACGACTTCTTCCGAGGAATTCTTGAATTTTCTTAACAAAAGAAATCTTAGTCTTGGAACTGAAATCAAGGTTTTACAAAAGGAAGATTTTGACCAATCGATAAAAGTTTTTTATAATGGTCAGGAAGAGAATTTTAGTAAAACGGTTTGTGATAGATTGTTGGTGAAATAG
- a CDS encoding serine hydrolase domain-containing protein, with product MSKIYLLFISFFILISCSVSKENKNNKMALMNEINTIYNQKKFNGFAVSIVNENGTLYKNGFGFSDVENQIKYTTETIQNIGSVSKTFVGIALLKAQELGQLKLDDPIDRYLPFKVLNPNFPQEKITIRQLATHTSSITDNEFYSSKNYYLKPNQNLKGLKLTFEDEQSFNPSDSIISLRSYLENVITENGKWNKDSFTSHKPGTIYEYSNVGTALAGFIIEQATGESFNQFTKKYILEPLKMKESGWKSEEINMTKYSRLYENPKNPLPYYELITYPDGGFITNVNDLSKYLSELIKGYNGNGTILTKESYKEYFKPQLSESNFIERNTKNPFNESYNVGIFMGFGYTGYIGHTGGDPGTMSIMFFDPKTNLGRIMIFNTNFSDKEGNKAFYDIWNALEKYKDRLK from the coding sequence ATGTCAAAAATATATTTGCTTTTCATTTCATTTTTTATTTTGATTTCCTGCTCTGTTTCGAAAGAAAATAAAAACAATAAAATGGCATTGATGAATGAAATCAATACCATTTATAATCAGAAAAAATTCAATGGATTTGCAGTTTCGATTGTTAATGAAAATGGAACTTTGTATAAAAATGGATTTGGATTTTCCGATGTCGAGAATCAAATAAAATACACTACAGAAACCATCCAGAATATCGGATCTGTTTCCAAAACGTTTGTCGGGATTGCACTTTTAAAGGCTCAGGAATTAGGACAATTAAAACTTGATGACCCAATTGATCGATATCTACCATTTAAAGTTCTTAATCCAAATTTCCCACAGGAGAAAATCACGATTCGTCAATTGGCAACTCATACTTCATCCATTACTGATAACGAATTTTATTCCTCAAAGAATTATTATTTAAAGCCTAATCAAAATCTGAAAGGACTTAAACTGACATTTGAAGATGAACAATCTTTCAATCCATCCGATTCTATTATTTCTCTTAGATCATATTTGGAAAACGTTATCACAGAAAATGGAAAATGGAACAAAGACAGTTTTACTTCTCACAAACCCGGAACAATCTACGAATATTCTAATGTAGGAACAGCGTTGGCAGGCTTTATCATCGAACAAGCAACTGGAGAATCATTCAATCAATTCACTAAAAAATATATTCTTGAGCCTTTGAAAATGAAAGAGTCTGGTTGGAAATCAGAAGAAATAAATATGACGAAATATTCAAGGCTTTATGAAAATCCAAAAAACCCTCTTCCCTATTACGAACTGATTACATATCCTGACGGCGGATTTATAACCAATGTTAATGACTTAAGTAAATACCTATCAGAGCTCATAAAAGGTTACAATGGCAATGGAACAATTCTTACAAAAGAAAGTTATAAAGAATATTTTAAACCACAACTTTCAGAATCTAATTTCATAGAAAGAAATACCAAAAATCCGTTTAATGAATCTTACAATGTTGGCATTTTTATGGGTTTTGGTTACACTGGTTATATTGGTCATACAGGCGGCGATCCAGGAACAATGTCGATTATGTTTTTTGATCCTAAAACCAATCTTGGCAGAATAATGATTTTCAACACCAATTTCTCCGACAAAGAAGGGAACAAAGCTTTTTATGATATTTGGAATGCTTTGGAAAAATATAAAGATAGATTGAAATAA
- the yidD gene encoding membrane protein insertion efficiency factor YidD, with product MLNKILTFPLVVLIKFYQLAISPWLGKNCRYDPTCSHYTLEALKVHGLIKGSWLAMKRIGSCHPWGGEGYDPVPPKQH from the coding sequence ATGTTGAACAAGATTCTGACTTTTCCGTTGGTGGTTTTGATAAAGTTTTATCAACTCGCTATCTCACCTTGGCTGGGGAAAAACTGCCGGTATGACCCGACTTGTTCGCATTATACTTTGGAAGCTTTGAAGGTGCACGGACTGATCAAAGGGAGCTGGCTGGCGATGAAAAGAATCGGAAGTTGCCATCCTTGGGGAGGCGAAGGCTACGATCCTGTTCCGCCGAAACAACATTAA
- a CDS encoding nucleotide exchange factor GrpE: protein MEENKDIHEENLNTETTNTEATENVNQENVSQQPTAEELLAEEKDRYIRLYAEFENYKKRTQKEKNEFYLYASKDLMTSMLGVLDDFERAIKEISKNGNEAELKGIELIYQKLKSKLVEKGLKVIHVEQGDAFNVDLHEAITSIPSPSEDLKGKIVDVIETGYELHDKVIRFAKVVTGN, encoded by the coding sequence ATGGAAGAAAACAAAGATATACACGAAGAAAACCTGAATACAGAGACTACAAACACTGAAGCTACGGAAAACGTAAATCAGGAAAATGTGTCACAACAACCGACTGCCGAGGAACTTTTGGCAGAAGAAAAAGACAGATACATCCGTCTGTATGCTGAATTCGAAAACTATAAAAAAAGGACACAGAAAGAAAAAAACGAGTTCTACCTTTATGCTTCTAAAGATTTGATGACATCTATGCTTGGTGTTTTAGATGATTTTGAAAGAGCCATCAAAGAAATTTCCAAAAACGGAAACGAAGCAGAGTTAAAAGGTATCGAATTAATTTACCAAAAACTGAAAAGCAAATTGGTAGAAAAAGGCTTGAAGGTGATCCACGTAGAGCAAGGTGATGCTTTCAATGTAGATTTACACGAGGCTATTACATCTATTCCTTCGCCTTCAGAAGATTTGAAAGGGAAAATCGTTGATGTGATAGAAACAGGTTACGAGCTACACGACAAAGTGATTCGATTCGCAAAAGTGGTTACAGGAAACTAA
- a CDS encoding alpha-ketoglutarate-dependent dioxygenase AlkB family protein, with protein sequence MSLFDDQFEIIENILPYDGTTSYYGKIFSEEEANHYFNRLMTEVEWKSDEAVIFGKLIETKRKVAWYGNEEFSYTYSGRTKTALPWNKILLEIKKKIENVSGETFNSCLLNLYHDGSEGMAYHSDGEKDLKDNGAISSVSFGAERKFNFKHKTTKELVSLVLEHGSLLMMKDTTQKFWLHRLPTTTRIIKQRISLTFRTIDKSK encoded by the coding sequence ATGAGCCTTTTTGACGACCAATTCGAAATCATAGAAAACATTCTGCCTTACGATGGAACAACTTCTTACTATGGAAAAATATTTTCTGAGGAAGAAGCGAACCATTATTTCAATAGATTAATGACCGAAGTTGAGTGGAAAAGTGATGAAGCAGTCATCTTCGGAAAACTGATTGAAACCAAAAGAAAAGTGGCCTGGTATGGCAATGAGGAATTCAGTTATACCTATTCAGGAAGGACGAAAACAGCTTTGCCTTGGAACAAAATCCTTCTTGAAATCAAAAAAAAAATTGAAAACGTAAGTGGCGAAACTTTTAATTCCTGTTTACTTAATCTCTATCACGACGGTTCCGAAGGAATGGCTTATCACAGTGACGGCGAAAAGGATTTAAAGGATAATGGCGCAATAAGCTCTGTGAGTTTTGGTGCTGAAAGGAAATTCAATTTCAAACATAAAACTACGAAAGAATTGGTTTCTCTTGTTCTTGAACACGGCAGTCTTTTGATGATGAAAGATACGACTCAGAAATTCTGGCTCCACAGATTACCAACAACTACAAGAATCATCAAACAAAGAATTAGTCTGACTTTCCGGACAATTGATAAGTCTAAATAA
- the dnaJ gene encoding molecular chaperone DnaJ, which translates to MSKRDYYEVLEVSKSASADEIKKAYRKMAIKYHPDKNPGDKTAEEKFKEAAEAYEVLSDDNKKARYDQYGHAGMGGAAGGGGFGGFGGGMNMEDIFSQFGDIFGGGFGGGGGQRQQQSRGSNLRIRIKLNLEEMINGTQKTVKVKKMKLAAGVTSKTCPTCGGSGVQVRMMNTMFGQMQTQTTCGTCQGVGKVADKIPSGANAQGLIKEEEEITINIPAGARDGIQLNVRGKGNDAPLGGVPGDLLVVVEEEVDKVIKREGDNLHQELYVSFAEAALGTSKEINVVGGKVKIKVDEGTQSGKILRLAGKGLPNIEGYGGKGDMFVHINVWTPQKLTKEQKEFFQKQLDNGDMNAEPTGKEKTFFEKVKDMFN; encoded by the coding sequence ATGAGCAAGCGAGATTATTACGAAGTTTTGGAGGTTTCCAAAAGTGCAAGTGCTGACGAAATAAAAAAGGCCTACCGAAAAATGGCTATCAAATATCACCCGGATAAAAATCCAGGTGACAAAACTGCTGAGGAGAAATTCAAGGAAGCGGCAGAAGCTTATGAAGTTCTGAGCGACGACAATAAAAAAGCAAGATACGACCAATACGGTCACGCAGGAATGGGTGGTGCAGCCGGAGGTGGTGGTTTCGGCGGATTTGGCGGCGGAATGAATATGGAGGATATCTTCAGTCAGTTCGGTGATATCTTTGGCGGTGGATTTGGTGGCGGTGGCGGTCAAAGACAGCAACAATCTCGTGGTTCTAACCTGAGAATCCGCATCAAACTGAATCTAGAAGAGATGATTAACGGAACTCAGAAAACCGTTAAAGTTAAGAAGATGAAGTTGGCTGCAGGCGTAACTTCTAAAACTTGTCCTACCTGTGGCGGTAGTGGTGTTCAGGTAAGGATGATGAACACAATGTTCGGTCAAATGCAGACTCAAACCACTTGCGGAACTTGCCAAGGGGTTGGAAAAGTGGCAGACAAAATTCCTTCTGGAGCTAATGCACAAGGTTTGATTAAAGAAGAGGAAGAAATCACAATCAATATCCCAGCTGGAGCTAGAGATGGCATTCAACTGAATGTAAGAGGAAAAGGAAACGATGCGCCTTTGGGTGGTGTTCCTGGAGACCTTTTGGTTGTAGTAGAGGAGGAAGTAGATAAAGTAATCAAACGTGAAGGCGATAATCTTCATCAGGAACTATATGTTTCTTTTGCGGAAGCAGCTTTGGGGACTTCAAAAGAAATCAACGTGGTTGGTGGAAAAGTGAAAATCAAAGTGGATGAAGGTACGCAGTCTGGTAAAATCCTGAGATTAGCTGGCAAAGGTCTTCCAAACATCGAAGGTTACGGTGGAAAAGGCGATATGTTTGTTCATATCAATGTTTGGACACCACAAAAATTGACCAAAGAGCAAAAAGAATTCTTCCAGAAACAATTGGATAACGGAGATATGAACGCCGAGCCAACAGGAAAAGAAAAGACATTCTTTGAGAAAGTAAAAGATATGTTCAACTAA
- a CDS encoding Na+/H+ antiporter, with amino-acid sequence MHTLLPFLLAMVAAIVLLTILANKLKIAYPILLVVAGLLISFVPGLPMVRVDPDLIFFIFLPPLLFEAAWSISFKEMKKWWRIIGSFAFLVVFFTALSVAIFANHFIPGFTIGLGFLLGGIVSPPDAVSTGAITKFVKIPKSTSAILEGESLLNDASSLIIFRFALIAVGTGQFIWQEAATSFVWMVIGGAGIGLVLGWLFVQIHKLLDTEPASDVALTLIEPYFMYIAAELLHSSGVLAVVAGGLYMSSKRLIFLNSASRIKGYSVWESFVFILNGVVFLLIGLELPEIVDGIRSEGVQVRTAVGYSILVTAVLILARIISAYAALVATIIFRPSVIPNASSRRRRYLMPLLLGWTGMRGVVSLAAALAIPVSLNGEAFPHRNLILFITFIVILLTLVIQGLTLPVLIQRTGLFGGIYNEEDELETRRKIKHGLRHHIYDKLKYKYDNGLNGNAGFDRIMKHWEEKINANDDNWMSDESKEIFYELLENQREYLTELNQDPKIDEEIIRQQLYQIDLEEERIKSI; translated from the coding sequence ATGCATACACTTTTACCTTTTTTGCTTGCTATGGTTGCGGCCATAGTTTTGCTTACCATTTTGGCCAATAAACTGAAAATCGCCTATCCTATTTTGCTGGTGGTTGCCGGCTTACTCATCAGTTTTGTTCCTGGTTTGCCAATGGTGAGAGTAGACCCGGACCTCATCTTTTTCATTTTTTTACCACCATTATTGTTCGAAGCGGCTTGGAGCATTTCTTTCAAAGAAATGAAAAAATGGTGGCGAATCATCGGCAGTTTTGCATTTTTGGTGGTTTTTTTCACGGCATTGTCAGTGGCTATTTTCGCCAATCATTTTATTCCCGGTTTCACCATCGGATTGGGATTTCTTTTGGGCGGAATTGTTTCGCCTCCTGATGCTGTGAGTACGGGTGCTATTACCAAATTCGTCAAAATTCCAAAATCAACATCAGCAATTCTTGAGGGCGAAAGCCTCCTGAACGATGCTTCATCATTAATTATTTTCCGATTTGCACTGATTGCTGTCGGGACTGGACAATTTATTTGGCAGGAAGCAGCTACCAGCTTTGTATGGATGGTCATCGGCGGTGCTGGAATCGGATTGGTTTTGGGCTGGTTATTCGTTCAGATTCACAAATTACTGGATACAGAACCTGCTTCTGATGTCGCATTGACATTGATTGAGCCTTATTTTATGTATATCGCTGCAGAATTATTACACAGTTCCGGCGTTTTGGCAGTAGTTGCCGGCGGATTGTATATGTCCTCCAAACGTTTGATTTTTCTTAACAGTGCCAGCCGAATCAAAGGTTACAGCGTTTGGGAAAGTTTTGTTTTCATTCTCAACGGTGTTGTGTTTTTGCTGATAGGATTGGAACTTCCGGAGATTGTAGACGGTATCCGTTCGGAAGGGGTTCAGGTAAGAACGGCAGTTGGTTACAGCATTTTGGTAACAGCTGTTTTGATTTTGGCCAGAATTATCAGTGCTTATGCGGCTTTGGTGGCGACGATTATTTTCCGTCCCAGTGTCATTCCTAATGCTTCATCCAGACGTAGACGTTATCTGATGCCATTACTTCTCGGTTGGACGGGAATGCGTGGTGTGGTTTCACTGGCTGCTGCTTTGGCTATTCCGGTGAGTTTAAATGGCGAAGCATTTCCACACAGAAATTTGATTTTATTCATCACATTTATTGTAATTTTATTGACCTTGGTGATTCAGGGTCTTACCTTGCCTGTGTTAATTCAAAGAACAGGTTTGTTTGGTGGAATTTACAATGAGGAAGACGAATTGGAAACCAGGCGAAAAATCAAACACGGATTGCGACACCATATTTATGACAAATTGAAATATAAGTATGACAATGGTCTGAACGGAAATGCAGGATTTGATAGGATTATGAAACATTGGGAAGAAAAAATCAATGCGAATGACGACAACTGGATGAGCGATGAATCGAAGGAAATATTTTACGAACTTCTTGAAAATCAAAGAGAATACCTGACAGAATTGAATCAAGATCCGAAAATTGATGAAGAAATCATCCGCCAGCAATTGTATCAGATTGATTTGGAAGAGGAACGAATTAAGAGCATCTAA
- the lgt gene encoding prolipoprotein diacylglyceryl transferase encodes METGFKIWDPIKGIKLGPVMLHFYSLMFIFAFGFGYVIMTKIYRIDGVDEKFVEPFFTWTLVGTILGARLGHVIFYQPELFKEDFLSVFLPISTRGGLHFTGFSGLASHGAAIAVIATTLYYSLKIIKKNPLWVYDRIGIVVALGGAFVRMGNFFNSEILGKPVDPSSPFAILFPQQSSEYGVTIPRYPSQLFEAFGYVCLFVLLWFLYRKTDKKYQQGWLFGLFFILLWAIRFFVEFLKEPQGDEIIQFAGLNTGQILSIPFMIAGLVIMIYSKKFKLPKEETATA; translated from the coding sequence TTGGAAACTGGTTTCAAAATTTGGGATCCAATAAAAGGGATTAAATTAGGACCTGTGATGCTGCATTTCTATAGTTTGATGTTCATTTTCGCTTTTGGATTCGGTTATGTTATTATGACCAAAATCTATAGAATAGATGGTGTAGATGAAAAATTTGTAGAGCCATTTTTTACTTGGACTTTGGTAGGAACTATTCTTGGAGCTAGATTAGGTCACGTTATTTTCTATCAACCAGAATTGTTTAAAGAAGATTTCTTGAGTGTTTTCTTGCCAATCAGTACAAGAGGAGGATTACATTTTACAGGATTTTCCGGCTTGGCAAGTCACGGTGCTGCGATTGCTGTGATTGCAACTACACTATACTACAGTTTGAAAATCATCAAGAAAAATCCGCTTTGGGTTTATGACAGAATTGGGATTGTGGTTGCTTTGGGAGGTGCATTTGTGAGAATGGGAAATTTCTTTAATTCTGAGATTTTAGGAAAACCTGTTGATCCTTCTTCGCCATTTGCGATTCTTTTTCCTCAGCAAAGTTCTGAATACGGTGTGACAATTCCACGTTATCCGAGCCAGTTATTTGAAGCATTTGGTTACGTTTGTCTTTTCGTTTTACTCTGGTTCTTGTACCGCAAAACTGATAAGAAATATCAGCAAGGTTGGTTATTCGGATTGTTTTTCATTTTGCTATGGGCGATTAGATTCTTTGTAGAATTCTTGAAAGAGCCACAAGGCGACGAGATTATTCAGTTTGCCGGACTTAATACAGGTCAGATCTTGAGTATTCCGTTTATGATTGCCGGTTTGGTGATTATGATTTATTCTAAGAAATTTAAACTTCCAAAAGAAGAAACTGCAACTGCATAA
- a CDS encoding threonine aldolase family protein yields the protein MKKYSFKNDYSEGCHPHILEALIKTNLVQQNGYGYDDYSEEAKALIKQKMNNQNVDIHFVSGGTQANLLVISSVLRPHESVVSAETGHIFTNETGAIEATGHKVHGLVTEDGKLKPEHIQSVLDTHTNKPHQVKQKLVYISNSTEVGTIYTKKELQELSAFCKANDLYLFMDGARLGQALTSEINDLTLEDIANLTDIFYLGGTKNGALLGEAIIITNDKLKEEFGFHIKQKGAMLAKGRLLGIQFLELMKNDLYFDLAKHSNIQAMKIKSAFQNKGFQFLSDTFTNQIFPILNNSQIEKLSENFDFYVWKKMDQETSAIRLITSWATSDEVVEEFVKKIQSL from the coding sequence ATGAAGAAATATTCTTTCAAAAACGATTATTCGGAAGGTTGTCATCCCCATATTTTAGAAGCATTAATCAAAACCAATCTCGTTCAGCAAAACGGTTATGGTTACGATGATTATTCCGAAGAAGCCAAAGCATTAATCAAACAAAAAATGAACAATCAAAATGTGGATATTCATTTTGTGAGTGGCGGAACTCAAGCCAATTTATTAGTCATTTCTTCGGTTCTTCGTCCACACGAAAGTGTAGTTTCTGCAGAAACGGGACATATTTTTACCAACGAAACTGGCGCAATAGAAGCAACCGGACACAAAGTTCACGGACTTGTTACGGAAGATGGAAAACTGAAGCCCGAACATATTCAATCGGTTTTGGATACGCATACCAATAAGCCTCATCAAGTCAAACAAAAACTGGTTTACATTTCCAATTCTACAGAAGTCGGAACGATTTATACAAAGAAAGAATTACAAGAATTATCTGCGTTTTGCAAAGCCAATGATTTGTATCTTTTTATGGATGGCGCAAGATTAGGGCAAGCTTTGACTTCCGAAATCAATGATTTGACATTAGAAGATATTGCTAACTTAACGGACATATTTTATCTCGGTGGAACCAAAAATGGAGCACTTTTAGGTGAAGCTATTATCATTACCAACGACAAACTGAAAGAAGAATTTGGTTTTCACATCAAGCAAAAAGGAGCAATGTTGGCGAAAGGCAGACTGTTAGGAATTCAATTTTTGGAATTGATGAAAAATGATTTGTATTTCGATTTGGCAAAACATTCCAACATTCAGGCAATGAAAATTAAATCTGCTTTTCAGAATAAAGGTTTCCAGTTTTTGTCTGATACATTTACCAATCAGATTTTCCCAATCCTCAACAATTCTCAAATCGAAAAGTTATCAGAAAACTTTGATTTCTATGTTTGGAAAAAGATGGATCAAGAAACTTCTGCAATCCGATTGATTACATCTTGGGCAACTTCTGATGAGGTTGTGGAAGAATTTGTGAAAAAAATTCAATCATTATAA